A genome region from Flavobacterium sp. includes the following:
- a CDS encoding relaxase/mobilization nuclease domain-containing protein, producing MVAVINTGSSVRSIFNYNENKIEAEKAELIGDGNYPVEASGLHRDLRLKLLLKMLELNSNVKRGSVHISLNFDSSESNLPKEKLMEIAHVYMDKIGFGLQPYLVYQHHDAGHPHIHIVSIKVKSDGKRIDMNNIGKNQSETARRDIEKAFGLVAAQSSKKEKINIKPVKSIVVQYGESETKKAIANVLNAVIPNYRYTTVGELNAVLNLYNITAMQGAKDSRMFHHRGLAYQILNDKKQPVGVPIKASSFYLKPTLKYLELKFIANKTARNPHLKRIKNAVDMAFIRNKIKTVSNLDRILIKDGIKIAERRNEQGILYGLTYVDHITKCVFNGSILGKPYAASEIEERCGLKISNTNRKAVGDIDHKEIVNTSQHSSFISGNELQKIFDSLLQSDSAAAYVSKEFKRKKKRRRRKGLND from the coding sequence ATGGTTGCAGTCATAAATACGGGATCATCAGTCAGAAGTATTTTTAACTACAATGAAAATAAGATCGAAGCAGAAAAAGCTGAGCTTATCGGCGACGGAAATTATCCTGTTGAAGCCTCTGGACTTCACAGAGATCTCAGGTTGAAACTGCTTTTAAAAATGCTCGAATTAAATTCCAATGTGAAACGGGGAAGCGTGCATATCTCACTGAATTTTGATTCCTCTGAAAGTAATCTGCCGAAAGAAAAACTCATGGAAATTGCCCACGTTTATATGGACAAAATAGGGTTCGGGTTGCAGCCTTATCTGGTGTACCAGCACCATGATGCGGGACATCCGCATATCCACATTGTTTCTATAAAAGTGAAATCGGACGGGAAAAGAATTGACATGAATAACATAGGGAAAAACCAGTCTGAAACAGCACGAAGGGATATTGAAAAGGCATTTGGTTTAGTTGCCGCCCAGAGTAGTAAGAAGGAAAAAATCAATATAAAACCTGTAAAAAGTATTGTTGTTCAATATGGGGAATCTGAAACTAAAAAAGCAATTGCCAATGTTCTGAACGCTGTTATTCCAAATTATAGGTATACCACCGTGGGAGAACTAAATGCTGTTCTAAACCTATACAATATCACCGCAATGCAGGGAGCGAAAGATTCAAGAATGTTTCACCATAGAGGACTAGCATACCAGATTCTCAATGATAAAAAACAGCCGGTCGGCGTTCCTATAAAAGCAAGCAGTTTTTATCTTAAGCCCACTTTAAAATATTTGGAGTTAAAATTTATTGCAAATAAAACAGCCCGAAATCCCCATTTGAAAAGAATTAAAAATGCAGTTGATATGGCATTCATTCGGAACAAAATAAAGACGGTTTCCAATCTAGACAGAATTCTTATAAAGGACGGGATTAAGATTGCAGAGAGAAGAAATGAACAGGGAATTCTTTATGGTTTAACTTATGTGGACCACATAACAAAATGCGTTTTTAACGGGAGTATTTTGGGTAAGCCGTATGCTGCATCAGAAATTGAAGAACGGTGCGGTCTGAAAATATCCAATACTAACCGAAAAGCTGTTGGAGATATCGATCATAAAGAGATTGTGAATACATCGCAGCATTCATCTTTTATCAGCGGAAACGAACTGCAAAAGATATTTGATTCCCTGCTGCAATCTGATTCAGCTGCTGCTTACGTTTCAAAGGAATTCAAAAGAAAAAAGAAAAGAAGAAGAAGAAAAGGACTTAATGATTAA
- a CDS encoding plasmid mobilization relaxosome protein MobC: protein MKEEKKNRTRWLHLRLSEKEYEVLQQYFADSVCPKISDFARKNLLRKPIVLKSRNASIDELMAELIRLRTELNPIGNNFNQAVKKLHTLSHISEFKVWILSFETDKKMLFNSIDAIKNTIQNLAEKWLQS from the coding sequence ATGAAAGAAGAGAAAAAAAACAGGACAAGGTGGCTTCATCTTAGGCTCAGCGAAAAGGAATACGAAGTTTTACAGCAATATTTTGCAGACTCGGTCTGCCCGAAAATAAGTGATTTTGCACGTAAAAATCTGCTGAGAAAACCTATTGTTTTGAAATCTAGAAATGCATCTATTGATGAGCTGATGGCAGAATTGATACGGCTCAGAACAGAGCTTAATCCCATTGGAAATAATTTTAACCAGGCTGTAAAAAAACTGCACACACTTTCACACATTTCTGAATTCAAAGTGTGGATACTGAGTTTCGAAACAGATAAAAAAATGCTGTTCAACTCTATTGATGCAATTAAAAATACAATCCAAAATCTTGCTGAAAAATGGTTGCAGTCATAA
- a CDS encoding MauE/DoxX family redox-associated membrane protein: MKSDSKFNRVIIEITCVLFALLFVYASISKLLDFERFQVQIAQSPILSVYAFWISRIVIAVELFAAGILLFARTKMLGLYTSIGLMGMFTAYIFIILFYSSFVPCSCGGILEKMTWESHLVFNVFFLVLGVTAVYLLNKMPEHKYRFGGKRPLFYSTVIILVSCFLVAGLFLSSEKIIHQQNPFIRRYEQSLVSPLREIDLKFNSYYFAGVVKDTVYLGNYTDPFHLLAVDLSGNKKTIQLEFEPKGIPFQAIRIIIRGKDVYLLDGTVPCVYRGSIGKWKMNKELKNVPRFTAAQPIDSVSIAFRNNTGKNKAHILGVFGQENDEKIRYAPQLLQQQIDGIFDTDGMLLYDQELKLMVYSYYYRNEFFTADTRAVLQSRGHTIDTGKRGAADSIRGFFTVHRYAADLSARSAFHLRATGLWHCSL, translated from the coding sequence ATGAAATCAGATAGCAAATTTAATCGTGTAATTATTGAAATCACATGTGTTCTTTTTGCCCTATTATTTGTTTACGCATCGATAAGCAAACTGTTGGATTTTGAAAGATTTCAGGTCCAGATCGCGCAGTCGCCAATCTTAAGTGTTTATGCTTTTTGGATTTCCAGAATTGTTATTGCAGTTGAATTGTTCGCAGCCGGAATCCTTTTGTTTGCTAGAACAAAAATGCTGGGTTTATATACCTCAATAGGTCTGATGGGTATGTTCACGGCCTATATCTTTATCATACTTTTTTACAGTTCATTTGTCCCTTGCTCCTGCGGTGGGATATTGGAGAAAATGACTTGGGAGAGTCATTTGGTTTTTAATGTTTTTTTTCTGGTCCTAGGCGTAACCGCCGTTTATCTGCTTAATAAAATGCCAGAGCATAAGTATCGCTTTGGAGGTAAAAGACCGCTGTTTTACAGCACTGTCATAATTCTGGTGAGCTGCTTTTTGGTTGCAGGTTTATTTCTTAGTTCGGAAAAAATTATCCATCAGCAAAATCCTTTTATTCGACGTTATGAGCAAAGTCTGGTCAGCCCGCTTCGGGAGATCGATTTAAAGTTTAATTCCTATTATTTTGCCGGCGTCGTAAAGGATACTGTTTATTTGGGTAATTATACCGATCCGTTCCATCTTCTGGCCGTTGATCTTTCTGGCAACAAGAAAACAATTCAACTCGAGTTTGAACCAAAAGGAATCCCTTTTCAGGCAATACGAATTATCATCAGAGGGAAAGATGTTTATCTTCTGGACGGAACAGTGCCCTGTGTTTACAGGGGAAGTATAGGGAAGTGGAAAATGAATAAGGAATTAAAAAATGTTCCCCGATTTACTGCGGCCCAGCCAATAGACAGCGTGAGCATTGCATTTCGCAATAATACGGGAAAAAACAAAGCGCACATACTGGGGGTATTCGGGCAGGAAAATGATGAGAAGATCCGTTATGCACCACAACTTTTACAGCAGCAGATTGACGGCATATTTGATACTGACGGTATGCTGCTATATGACCAGGAATTGAAATTAATGGTCTACAGTTACTATTATCGCAACGAGTTTTTTACCGCAGATACCAGGGCTGTCCTTCAATCAAGAGGGCACACTATTGATACGGGTAAGCGAGGTGCTGCGGATTCTATTCGAGGCTTCTTCACTGTGCATCGATACGCTGCGGACCTTTCAGCTCGTAGTGCTTTCCATCTTAGGGCCACTGGTCTTTGGCATTGCAGTTTATGA
- the traK gene encoding conjugative transposon protein TraK, with the protein MFSKMKNIDTAFRHVRGFTMLVITGSTVITCYALYKSFSAVALMQDKVYILANGKALEAYASDRKDNVPVEARDHVKTFHQYFFSLDPDDKVIKANVTKSLYLADNSVKRIYDDLKENGYYSGIISGNISQTVLIDSVKIDINEYPYRFKCYARQNIIRTTSILNRNLITEGTLRNVSRSDNNPHGFLIERFNTIENKDLGTLNRKP; encoded by the coding sequence ATGTTCAGCAAGATGAAAAATATAGATACAGCTTTCCGTCATGTAAGAGGGTTTACGATGCTGGTCATCACAGGTAGTACAGTTATTACTTGTTATGCGCTTTATAAAAGTTTCAGCGCTGTCGCTTTGATGCAGGATAAGGTTTATATCCTTGCAAACGGAAAAGCGCTGGAAGCCTACGCGTCAGACCGTAAAGATAATGTTCCGGTTGAGGCAAGGGATCATGTAAAGACCTTTCACCAATATTTCTTCAGCCTTGATCCTGATGATAAAGTGATTAAGGCCAATGTAACAAAATCCCTGTATCTGGCGGATAATTCGGTTAAGCGTATCTATGATGATCTGAAAGAAAATGGCTACTATTCGGGAATCATATCAGGAAACATCAGCCAGACAGTTTTGATAGACAGTGTAAAAATTGACATCAATGAATATCCCTACCGGTTTAAATGCTATGCCCGGCAGAATATTATAAGAACCACAAGCATACTCAACAGAAATCTGATTACCGAGGGAACTCTTCGTAATGTTTCAAGGAGTGATAATAATCCGCACGGCTTTCTTATTGAGCGCTTCAATACGATTGAGAATAAAGATCTTGGAACTTTAAACAGAAAACCATGA
- the traM gene encoding conjugative transposon protein TraM, producing the protein MENKALSAKDRKNRKMMLVLPLLILPFITMLFWVLGGGKGKETALSIEKKPGFNMLLPNPKLKEDSSLDKMSYYDQASVDSIKLEEQKKKDPNYSISKADESNLEYDDPFDQNVTSIRSQKGGLNTGYLKPENEQKMYQKLQALQKAIAEPPKVNGYEQDMREFQYQRPPYGESAEMKNLEQLMAAMSAPSEPDPELAQLGGMLENILDIQHPERVQEKLRQNSKIQKGKVFSVSRKSDEQSISSMQNTSQSALKQETNSFYSLDEQTVNEEIQNAVEAAVHETQTIVNGSIVKIRLVNDVFLNGVLIPRNSFVFGTASLKGERLEIKISTIKYMNSIFPVELSVFDIDGIKGIYIPGTINRDVAKASADRSMQSIGLAGVSDSWGAQAAGMGVEAAKTLLSKKVKLIKVAVKAGYKVLLYDEKEKNEK; encoded by the coding sequence ATGGAAAATAAAGCACTTTCAGCCAAAGACAGAAAGAACCGTAAAATGATGCTGGTTCTTCCATTGCTTATACTGCCATTCATAACAATGCTCTTTTGGGTTCTTGGAGGAGGCAAAGGAAAAGAAACTGCGCTTTCAATAGAAAAGAAACCAGGTTTTAATATGCTTCTTCCAAACCCAAAGTTAAAGGAAGATTCTTCATTGGATAAAATGAGCTACTATGATCAGGCATCAGTTGATTCTATAAAACTTGAGGAGCAGAAAAAAAAAGATCCTAATTATTCGATAAGTAAAGCAGATGAAAGTAATCTTGAATATGACGACCCTTTTGATCAGAATGTAACTTCAATAAGAAGTCAAAAAGGCGGGCTGAACACAGGTTATTTAAAGCCGGAAAATGAGCAGAAGATGTACCAGAAACTTCAGGCTCTTCAAAAGGCAATTGCAGAGCCTCCTAAAGTAAATGGCTATGAACAGGACATGAGAGAGTTCCAATACCAAAGACCGCCTTACGGTGAATCAGCGGAAATGAAAAACTTGGAACAGCTGATGGCGGCAATGAGTGCACCATCTGAACCTGATCCCGAACTGGCGCAGCTGGGAGGGATGCTGGAAAATATTCTGGATATACAGCACCCTGAGCGCGTTCAGGAAAAGCTGAGGCAGAATTCAAAGATTCAGAAAGGAAAAGTGTTTTCGGTGAGCAGGAAATCAGATGAGCAAAGTATAAGTTCAATGCAGAATACTTCGCAATCAGCACTAAAACAGGAAACGAATTCTTTTTATTCTCTGGATGAACAAACCGTTAACGAAGAAATTCAGAATGCGGTGGAGGCGGCAGTTCATGAAACGCAGACCATTGTAAACGGTTCAATTGTGAAGATAAGGCTTGTAAATGATGTTTTTCTCAACGGGGTGCTCATTCCAAGAAACAGTTTCGTATTTGGAACTGCATCTCTTAAAGGAGAAAGGCTTGAAATAAAAATCAGTACAATAAAATACATGAATTCTATTTTCCCTGTGGAACTTTCTGTTTTTGATATCGACGGTATAAAGGGTATTTATATTCCCGGCACAATTAATAGGGACGTTGCTAAAGCCTCTGCTGACAGGTCAATGCAGAGTATCGGGCTTGCGGGTGTAAGTGATTCATGGGGAGCCCAGGCTGCTGGAATGGGAGTGGAAGCGGCGAAAACACTTTTGAGCAAAAAAGTAAAGCTTATTAAAGTGGCAGTCAAAGCAGGCTACAAAGTGCTGCTTTATGATGAGAAGGAAAAAAATGAAAAATAA
- the traN gene encoding conjugative transposon protein TraN translates to MKNNRKLFDMKKIKLIIFICVFLTTVSGYTQYNLKSEYNNIQLSYSKTTSILFPYAVKSLDIGSRDVLVQKAKGVENILLLKAGKQNFLQTNLTVVTSDGKLYSFILNFDDLCPTLSIDAGLRNTDDKQLLFSMENENQKEIKDYAMLALSKKNKVSGLNSRRSEIVMKVDGIFIHQDVMYFRVFLGNDSKINYDVDQLRFFIRDQRKSKRTASQEIEIMPLFNTGDFSRISDNSKITAVFALPKFTIPEKKKFTMQVFEKNGGRHLELNIKNRNLVNLGILGNL, encoded by the coding sequence ATGAAAAATAACCGTAAACTATTCGACATGAAAAAAATAAAACTAATAATATTTATATGCGTTTTTCTCACAACAGTTTCAGGATATACACAGTATAATTTAAAATCTGAATATAATAATATACAGCTGAGCTATTCAAAAACCACCAGTATCTTATTCCCCTACGCTGTCAAAAGTCTGGATATAGGCAGCCGTGATGTTTTGGTGCAGAAAGCTAAAGGAGTTGAAAATATTCTTCTTCTTAAAGCAGGAAAACAGAATTTTCTCCAGACCAACCTTACTGTAGTTACATCCGACGGTAAACTTTACAGTTTCATATTGAACTTTGACGATTTATGCCCGACTTTAAGTATCGATGCCGGACTGCGAAATACGGATGATAAACAGCTCCTGTTTTCGATGGAGAATGAAAACCAGAAGGAAATAAAGGACTATGCTATGCTCGCACTATCTAAAAAAAATAAGGTAAGCGGACTTAATTCAAGAAGATCAGAAATAGTGATGAAAGTTGACGGTATTTTTATTCATCAGGATGTAATGTATTTCAGAGTCTTTTTAGGCAATGATTCTAAAATCAATTATGATGTAGACCAGCTTCGTTTTTTTATCCGTGACCAAAGAAAATCAAAACGTACTGCATCTCAGGAAATAGAGATTATGCCGCTTTTCAATACTGGTGATTTCAGCCGGATTTCTGATAATTCTAAAATTACTGCTGTATTTGCCCTGCCTAAATTTACAATACCCGAAAAGAAGAAGTTTACCATGCAGGTCTTTGAGAAAAACGGAGGCAGGCATCTGGAGCTGAATATAAAAAACAGGAACCTGGTAAATCTTGGAATTCTAGGTAACCTTTAA
- a CDS encoding helix-turn-helix domain-containing protein, which translates to MKKDVKKKKLSFLMKVKKMIDPVVVKLETIDSKINSRGNEGRPAYYRNEDLKKIFGLSPNTIIKYRQTGILPYSKLGEIFLYDSSQIEKILQENKS; encoded by the coding sequence ATGAAAAAGGATGTCAAAAAAAAGAAACTCTCATTTCTTATGAAAGTTAAAAAGATGATTGATCCTGTCGTTGTAAAACTTGAGACCATTGATTCTAAAATAAATTCAAGAGGGAATGAAGGCAGGCCTGCTTATTACAGGAATGAAGATTTAAAAAAAATATTTGGGCTCTCACCAAATACAATAATAAAATATAGACAGACAGGAATCCTTCCTTATTCAAAACTTGGTGAAATATTCTTGTATGACTCAAGTCAAATTGAAAAAATTCTTCAGGAAAATAAAAGCTGA
- a CDS encoding phage integrase SAM-like domain-containing protein: MLKVIFYLKSEKADKNGEFSIFARITYKQKRISLSTGKAISKERWDYTNKLRILLRLEKEKVLKNYLDIYRLNVEKKFNKLFNVDPDVPLEVLKAELSGKSKLQTNRTTLLQIMHRHNKFFAKKVEAGERAAASLQKYRRSSELIANFMVKQYNLVDIPADEISSSFIYNLEEFLKYESNFKGHIGIKNNSVVKYIKMYKTAFNYAIRMDLIQKNPFNVYEGKLSVKDAVFLSQSELDAIEKKVFFIERLDRVRDIFLFSCYTGYAPTDALKLSQKNISKDNNGNQWIISNRTKTSIKENVPVLPPVEKIIQKYNGKQLGLLPSISNQKMNAYLKEIADVCGINKYLTWYVSRHTFATTVTLGNGVRLENVSAMMGHTNIKQTQHYAKVLDVNIMEDMNMVKSKYEDKVS; encoded by the coding sequence ATGTTAAAAGTAATTTTTTACCTGAAATCGGAAAAGGCAGATAAGAATGGAGAGTTTTCAATATTTGCACGTATTACCTACAAACAAAAAAGAATTTCCTTGAGCACTGGAAAGGCCATCTCAAAAGAAAGATGGGATTACACAAACAAACTAAGAATTCTTTTAAGACTTGAAAAGGAAAAGGTACTGAAAAACTATCTGGATATTTACCGCCTGAATGTCGAGAAGAAGTTCAATAAGCTTTTCAATGTCGATCCAGATGTTCCTCTAGAAGTGCTTAAAGCAGAACTTTCAGGCAAATCTAAATTACAGACAAACAGAACTACACTGCTTCAAATTATGCACCGCCATAATAAATTCTTTGCAAAAAAAGTAGAAGCTGGTGAAAGAGCAGCCGCATCACTGCAGAAATACAGACGAAGCTCTGAACTTATCGCTAACTTTATGGTAAAACAATACAATTTAGTCGACATTCCCGCTGATGAAATATCAAGTTCTTTTATCTACAATCTTGAAGAATTTCTTAAATACGAAAGCAATTTTAAAGGCCACATAGGAATAAAAAACAACTCAGTAGTAAAGTATATTAAGATGTATAAAACTGCCTTTAATTATGCTATCAGGATGGATCTGATCCAAAAAAATCCATTTAATGTATATGAGGGAAAACTAAGTGTTAAAGATGCTGTATTTCTCTCACAGTCCGAACTTGATGCTATAGAGAAAAAAGTTTTCTTTATTGAAAGACTGGACCGAGTCAGAGATATATTTCTATTCAGCTGTTACACAGGATATGCTCCAACTGACGCTTTAAAACTTTCACAAAAAAATATATCAAAAGACAATAACGGCAACCAATGGATTATATCCAACAGAACAAAAACTTCTATAAAAGAAAATGTTCCAGTTCTGCCGCCAGTAGAAAAAATCATTCAAAAGTACAATGGGAAGCAGCTTGGATTACTGCCAAGTATTTCAAATCAAAAAATGAATGCTTATTTAAAGGAAATTGCTGATGTGTGCGGAATTAACAAGTATCTAACCTGGTATGTTTCAAGACATACTTTTGCAACTACAGTAACTCTTGGCAACGGAGTCAGACTCGAAAATGTTTCAGCTATGATGGGGCACACGAACATCAAACAAACGCAGCACTATGCAAAAGTACTAGATGTGAATATAATGGAGGATATGAATATGGTTAAATCTAAATATGAAGATAAAGTTTCGTAA
- a CDS encoding acyl-CoA thioesterase — protein MGTVEERIQKSETRIFKAVFPSTTNHYDTLFGGTALHLMDEVAFICATRFSRKKVVTISTGQIDFKKAIPAGTLIELVAKVDSVGRTSCKIHVDIFMEQMYSELRETVVSGTFSFVAVDEHKKPTPILDDLD, from the coding sequence ATGGGAACAGTAGAAGAAAGAATTCAAAAATCGGAAACACGAATTTTCAAAGCCGTTTTCCCTAGTACAACGAATCATTACGATACTTTATTTGGAGGAACTGCATTGCATTTAATGGATGAAGTAGCTTTTATTTGTGCTACCCGTTTCAGCCGTAAAAAAGTAGTGACAATATCAACTGGTCAAATTGATTTTAAAAAAGCAATTCCAGCCGGAACTTTAATAGAATTAGTTGCGAAAGTTGACAGCGTAGGACGAACCAGCTGTAAAATTCATGTTGATATTTTTATGGAACAAATGTATTCTGAACTTCGCGAAACGGTAGTTTCCGGAACTTTTTCGTTTGTTGCGGTAGACGAACATAAGAAACCAACGCCAATTTTAGACGATTTAGACTAA
- the ribB gene encoding 3,4-dihydroxy-2-butanone-4-phosphate synthase — MSTKIQLNTIEEAIEDIRQGKVIIVVDDEDRENEGDFLAAAEKVTPEMINFMATHGRGLICTPLTESRCKELDLRAMVTNNTDHMETAFTVSVDLKGNGVTTGISALDRAKTVLSLVDPNTKPHDLARPGHIFPLIAKQGGVLRRTGHTEAAIDFARLAGFKPAGVICEILNEDGTMSRLPELIKVAKKFDLKLVSIEDLVAYRMQHDSLIVKKEDFDIETRFGTFRLRAYEQTTNKQIHIALTKGTWNLGEPILTRIHSSQVNNDLLGTLTNNAEQQLDDMFKVINENGKGAVIFINQDMTAVNLLNRISELKTLQSQGTLKAPKVIIDSKDYGIGAQILHDIDISKIRLVSNTEQTKRVGMIGYGLEITEYVNY, encoded by the coding sequence ATGTCAACAAAAATTCAACTTAATACCATTGAGGAAGCTATAGAAGATATTCGTCAAGGTAAAGTAATCATTGTAGTCGATGATGAAGATCGTGAAAACGAAGGTGATTTTTTGGCTGCTGCCGAGAAAGTAACGCCTGAAATGATCAATTTTATGGCTACGCACGGACGCGGATTAATTTGTACACCACTTACAGAAAGCCGCTGCAAGGAACTTGATTTACGCGCCATGGTTACCAATAATACAGATCATATGGAAACGGCATTTACGGTTTCTGTTGATTTAAAAGGAAATGGTGTTACTACCGGAATTTCTGCTTTAGACAGAGCAAAAACAGTATTATCATTAGTTGACCCAAACACAAAACCTCACGATTTAGCACGTCCGGGACATATATTTCCTCTTATTGCGAAACAAGGTGGTGTTTTAAGAAGAACCGGACATACAGAAGCCGCTATTGATTTTGCAAGACTTGCCGGATTTAAACCTGCTGGTGTTATCTGCGAAATTTTAAATGAAGACGGTACCATGTCTCGTTTACCTGAATTGATAAAAGTGGCTAAAAAATTCGATTTGAAATTAGTTTCTATAGAAGATTTAGTTGCGTACAGAATGCAGCATGACAGTTTGATTGTTAAAAAAGAAGATTTTGATATTGAAACTCGTTTTGGAACTTTCAGATTAAGAGCTTACGAGCAAACAACAAACAAACAAATTCATATTGCTTTAACTAAAGGAACCTGGAATCTTGGAGAGCCAATCTTAACTAGAATTCACTCTTCTCAGGTTAATAATGATTTACTAGGTACATTGACTAACAATGCCGAACAGCAGTTAGACGACATGTTTAAAGTAATTAATGAGAACGGAAAAGGCGCTGTTATTTTCATTAATCAGGATATGACGGCTGTAAATTTATTAAACCGAATTTCGGAGCTTAAAACGCTTCAATCGCAAGGAACTTTAAAAGCACCAAAAGTAATTATCGACAGCAAAGACTACGGAATTGGAGCGCAAATTCTTCACGATATTGACATTTCTAAGATTAGATTAGTTTCGAACACTGAACAAACAAAACGTGTCGGGATGATTGGATATGGTCTTGAAATTACAGAATACGTTAATTACTAA
- a CDS encoding LptF/LptG family permease: MKILDKYLLKTFSFTFTTVFVILFFIFILQTVWLFISELAGKDLDLILVVKFLLFSMPRIIPLVLPLSVLLASIMTFGNLAENYEFAAMKSSGISLQRAMRVLIIFIFILSIVAFWFANNVIPYAEYKFVNFRKNIAQAKPAMAIAEGQFNDVGTYNIKVNKKSGENGNILKGVTIHEKANNVGENKTVIKAKDGELISNEKSSILKLVLNDGYYYQDVTPKKYEDRAKLPFIKGAFKKHIINIDLSELNKVDDSKESIAGTNAMLNVNELRYTLDSLNKNMDNEIVSFSENINQRVGIRKSSTLVTDKKKNKKTLPSDLLSLYNNKQKIDVIKMASSNVTSNEYSIESTQKDLKDKQREINKHLTALYEKFVIAFACFLMFFIGAPLGAIIRKGGLGLPIVFAVLIFITFHFINTFGKRLSQEGGMTPFLGSWMSSFILSPLAILLTYRATNDNGLINFDAITTPISQVFQKISERFSPAQNKE; this comes from the coding sequence TTGAAAATTTTAGACAAATACTTATTAAAAACATTCTCATTTACATTTACTACGGTATTTGTAATTCTATTTTTCATATTCATACTTCAAACAGTATGGCTATTTATATCAGAACTAGCAGGTAAAGATCTCGACTTAATATTGGTCGTGAAATTCCTGCTTTTTTCTATGCCGCGTATTATACCGCTGGTTTTACCACTTTCGGTTTTATTAGCATCGATCATGACTTTCGGAAATCTGGCCGAAAATTATGAGTTTGCCGCTATGAAATCTTCTGGAATTTCGCTTCAAAGAGCGATGCGCGTTTTAATTATTTTTATATTCATTTTGAGTATTGTAGCGTTTTGGTTTGCCAACAATGTTATTCCTTATGCTGAATATAAATTTGTGAATTTCCGTAAAAATATCGCTCAGGCTAAACCTGCAATGGCAATTGCCGAAGGTCAGTTTAATGATGTTGGAACTTACAATATCAAAGTCAACAAAAAATCCGGAGAGAATGGAAATATCTTAAAAGGTGTAACTATTCACGAAAAAGCAAATAATGTTGGCGAAAACAAAACCGTTATTAAAGCTAAAGACGGGGAATTAATCAGTAATGAAAAATCGAGTATTTTAAAACTTGTTTTAAATGACGGTTATTACTATCAGGATGTTACTCCAAAAAAATATGAAGATCGCGCCAAACTTCCTTTTATAAAAGGCGCCTTCAAAAAACATATCATCAACATTGATTTATCTGAATTAAACAAAGTTGATGACAGTAAAGAAAGTATTGCGGGTACAAATGCTATGCTTAACGTTAATGAATTACGTTATACCCTTGATTCATTAAACAAAAATATGGATAATGAAATTGTTTCATTTTCTGAAAACATTAACCAGCGCGTGGGGATTAGAAAATCAAGCACTCTGGTTACTGATAAGAAAAAAAACAAAAAAACTTTACCAAGTGATCTTTTGTCTTTATACAATAACAAACAAAAGATTGATGTTATTAAAATGGCATCAAGCAATGTAACCAGCAATGAGTATTCTATAGAATCTACTCAAAAAGATTTAAAAGATAAACAGCGCGAAATCAACAAACACTTAACTGCTCTTTACGAGAAATTCGTAATTGCTTTTGCCTGTTTTTTAATGTTCTTTATTGGTGCGCCGCTTGGAGCTATTATTAGAAAAGGCGGACTTGGCTTACCAATTGTTTTTGCTGTTTTAATTTTCATTACTTTCCATTTCATTAATACTTTTGGAAAAAGATTATCACAAGAAGGCGGTATGACTCCATTTTTGGGCTCATGGATGTCATCTTTTATTCTTTCTCCATTAGCAATTTTATTGACTTATCGTGCAACAAACGATAACGGATTGATTAATTTTGATGCGATAACAACCCCAATATCACAAGTATTTCAAAAAATTTCCGAGCGTTTTTCACCAGCTCAAAACAAAGAATAA